The Setaria viridis chromosome 6, Setaria_viridis_v4.0, whole genome shotgun sequence genome contains a region encoding:
- the LOC140223115 gene encoding uncharacterized protein, with protein sequence MAVPPEEHRQREQEEEEEEDSDEFTFPTPPPLLARGRDGRHLPCSASASSSPPVWLLSSPIRRSFSAADCAASPWRDRVLLGRQRLNGACSPALSDYAAAGGFCDDEEEEEERMDSLWEDLNDDDAAAGRPRNDDLFLAGSLDVSRRRSVAGGPVSAERARRAAKDQREAAAAAVLGASRSSRRRAPGLVVMMRALRRMFVAHKGKSRVHRDEQSAASASASSFLQ encoded by the coding sequence ATGGCCGTGCCGCCGGAGGAGCACCGGCAGCgggagcaagaagaagaagaagaagaagacagcGACGAGTTCACcttccccacgccgccgccgctcctcgcccgcGGCAGGGACGGGCGCCACCTGCCctgctcggcgtcggcgtcgtcctccCCGCCCGTCTGGCTGCTTTCCTCGCCGATCCGCCgcagcttctccgccgccgactgcgccgcctcgccgtggCGGGACCGTGTCCTGCTCGGCCGCCAGCGCCTCAACGGCGCGTGCTCCCCCGCGCTCAGCgactacgccgccgccggcggcttctgcgacgacgaggaggaggaagaggagaggatggaCAGCCTCTGGGAGGACctcaacgacgacgacgcggcggccggccggccccggaaCGACGACCTGTTCCTAGCAGGCTCCCTCGACGTGTCGCGCCGCCGGTccgtcgccggcggccccgTCTCCGCCGAGAGGGCGAGGAGGGCGGCCAAGGACCagcgcgaggccgccgccgccgcggtgctggGCGCGTCGAGGAGCTcgcggcgccgggcgccggggctGGTGGTGATGATGCGCGCACTCAGGAGGATGTTCGTGGCGCACAAGGGCAAGAGCAGGGTGCACAGGGACGAGCAGAGCGCCGCCTCTGCATCGGCTTCCTCCTTCCTGCAGTAA